A portion of the Cryptomeria japonica chromosome 5, Sugi_1.0, whole genome shotgun sequence genome contains these proteins:
- the LOC131075177 gene encoding lipase-like PAD4, with the protein MDLDFTIPPQFSVGRELATLIATCGILPKAWERICSISNNNGESFLVIKDGGVAYVIFHSFHEEDFMVPDGKYGECNIQDEEIFSAGLKGDGAKPALVHKGALNRFLHIMENSDFKAKVQGLKEQAIIFVGHSIGGAVAALATLWFLEKRLRNFNPFCITFGAPLFGNAIIQEAVGREDWLGRFCHVVCKNDIVPRMYLAPYESIAKPLDAIVPHWRSKMGIDCVAVPHLSISEACMTLLKNVLKCTSTIANNYPGESGFRSPFVPIGTYMFCSTHGAACFEDSEAVLKLLHFTMQSQEGITFEQIAGTCISEHTDYGHIFEYIDEALLNTRQFANFVSNSSFEMGIALELEAIGVGAQDNHAFLALRKAGEDKHEKDVNIEKLNVDLSKYQSYMAELEWYKTRCKDNGSGYYDAFKEIANQKDFKVNLHRTKLGGFWDEIVEMEEKHVLPSDFRSRNKWINAGTAYRRLVEPLDIAEYYHIKKGHTSYLSDEVRPHCHLVLEKWMKEKERTRASTGRGKKGRTNFASLTEDSIFWARLEEARKALINIQQEQDKKAPLQESLEFETYAGSMIKDKSISAEVFLEQSSFMIWWQQYSNIQLQSPQWSSSSPLFNVMTQISWSISA; encoded by the exons ATGGATTTAGATTTCACAATCCCTCCACA GTTCAGTGTTGGCCGGGAGCTTGCAACTTTGATTGCTACCTGTGGGATCCTGCCCAAGGCTTGGGAGAGGATATGCAGTATTTCCAACAATAATGGAGAGAGTTTTCTTGTGATAAAAGATGGAGGTGTAGCATATGTGATCTTTCATTCGTTTCATGAAGAAGATTTCATGGTCCCAGATGGCAAATATGGAGAGTGCAATATCCAGGATGAGGAAATTTTCTCTGCTGGACTAAAGGGTGATGGTGCTAAACCGGCTCTTGTTCACAAGGGAGCTCTCAACCGATTCCTGCATATTATGGAAAATTCAGATTTCAAGGCCAAG GTGCAAGGTTTAAAGGAACAAGCAATTATATTTGTGGGCCATTCTATTGGAGGTGCAGTTGCAGCCCTGGCCACACTCTGGTTTCTAGAAAAGCGACTGAGAAATTTCAATCCCTTTTGCATTACATTTGGTGCTCCTTTGTTTGGAAATGCCATAATTCAAGAGGCAGTTGGGCGCGAGGATTGGTTGGGCAGATTTTGTCATGTTGTCTGCAAGAATGATATTGTTCCCAGGATGTACCTTGCACCATATGAATCAATTGCCAAGCCTTTGGATGCAATTGTACCTCACTGGCGGAGCAAAATGGGCATTGACTGCGTTGCTGTACCACATCTTTCTATTTCGGAAGCTTGCATGACTCTTCTTAAAAATGTCCTGAAGTGCACGTCTACTATTGCAAACAATTACCCTGGAGAATCTGGTTTTAGAAGCCCGTTTGTACCCATCGGTACTTACATGTTCTGTTCAACCCATGGTGCAGCTTGTTTTGAGGACTCTGAAGCTGTCCTTAAGTTGCTGCATTTCACTATGCAAAGCCAAGAAGGAATAACATTCGAGCAAATTGCAGGCACCTGTATTTCTGAGCACACGGATTATGGCCATATATTCGAATATATCGATGAAGCCTTGCTAAATACAAGACAGTTTGCAAACTTTGTCTCAAATTCCTCCTTTGAGATGGGAATAGCCTTGGAATTGGAAGCAATCGGTGTTGGAGCTCAG GACAATCATGCATTTCTTGCACTCAGAAAAGCTGGAGAAGACAAACATGAGAAAGATGTAAACATTGAGAAACTCAATGTCGATTTGAGCAAGTACCAAAGTTACATGGCAGAGTTGGAATGGTATAAAACGCGTTGTAAGGACAACGGCTCTGGCTATTATGATGCTTTCAAAGAGATTGCTAACCAGAAAGATTTTAAAGTAAATTTGCACAGAACAAAGTTGGGAGGCTTCTGGGATGAGATTGTTGAGATGGAAGAGAAGCATGTGTTGCCCAGTGACTTCCGAAGCAGAAATAAATGGATCAATGCTGGCACTGCATATAGAAGGCTTGTAGAGCCTCTGGACATTGCAGAGTACTATCACATAAAGAAAGGACACACAAGTTATCTTTCAGATGAGGTCCGACCGCATTGTCACTTAGTTCTGGAGAaatggatgaaagaaaaagagcgAACTCGCGCTAGTACCGGTAGAGGAAAAAAGGGCCGCACAAATTTTGCATCCTTAACTGAAGACTCAATATTTTGGGCTCGTTTAGAAGAGGCTCGTAAAGCCTTGATAAATATCCAACAAGAGCAAGACAAGAAAGCCCCTCTGCAAGAAAGTCTTGAGTTCGAAACATATGCTGGGAGTATGATCAAAGACAAAAGTATTTCTGCGGAGGTATTTTTGGAGCAGAGTAGCTTCATGATATGGTGGCAACAATACAGCAATATCCAACTTCAATCCCCACAGTGGAGTTCAAGCTCTCCCTTGTTCAACGTCATGACACAGATATCATGGAGCATATCTGCTTAG